From Channa argus isolate prfri chromosome 18, Channa argus male v1.0, whole genome shotgun sequence, the proteins below share one genomic window:
- the swi5 gene encoding DNA repair protein SWI5 homolog has product MNTQPPKEIHCSTNNCSISTPEGKDSKKEAVNRTPFSKFMKVRSNFKSPLQVTERNKVSPAEEVAELQRRKEELHTEIAQLEDEGYRVEELDHHINMLHEYNDIKDIGQSLLGRIAALRGTTTQDLYTHFGLELDD; this is encoded by the exons ATGAACACACAGCCGCCTAAAGAAATCCATTGCAGTACAAACAACTGTTCGATTTCGACGCCGGAGGGAAAGGACTCTAAGAAAGAAGCTGTGAACAG AACTCCATTTTCAAAGTTTATGAAAGTGCGCTCCAACTTCAAGTCACCT CTTCAAGTAACTGAGCGCAATAAAGTTAGTCCTGCAGAGGAGGTGGCAGAGCtacagaggagaaaagaggagctGCACACAGAGATAGCACAACTGGAGGATGA GGGATACAGAGTAGAGGAGCTGGATCATCATATTAATATGCTGCATGAATATAATGACATCAAAGACATTGGACAGTCACTCCTGGGACGTATTG CGGCTTTGAGGGGGACGACCACGCAGGATCTCTACACCCACTTTGGTCTGGAACTGGatgactga
- the slc27a4 gene encoding long-chain fatty acid transport protein 4 isoform X1 — protein MKIQGMMRLACCTCLLFVLRLLVGLPWHQVLPAIIIFYLGSGGWHFLRIFAKTVGRDLHAASVLLQVKWNVRRHLSEKNTIPKIFAETVRRHGDKTALIFEGTGERWTFRQLDEYSNRVANFLLERGFKEGDVVALFMENRSEYVGLWLGMAKIGVEAALINFNLRLEALVHCVNISNAKAVVFGSELTDAVSEVHSSMVKAVQMFCSGDWDPKRVPQGTERLEPLLDSAPSHLPIHPQRCFTDRLFYIYTSGTTGMPKAAIVVHSRYYRMAALVYYGFRMTSDDVLYDCLPLYHSAGNIVGVGQSIIHGMTVVIRKKFSASRFWEDCVKYECTIVQYIGEICRYLLNQPVRDTEQQHKVRMALGNGLRQSIWEEFMNRFNIPQIAEFYGATECNCSLGNFDNKVGACGFNSQILPFIYPIRLVRVDEETMDLIRGPDGVCIPCKPGEPGQLVGRIIQNDPLRRFDGYVNQSATNKKIAHSVFKKGDSAYLSGDVLIMDEYGHMYFKDRTGDTFRWKGENVSTTEVEGTLSRLLHMKDVVVYGVEVPGAEGKAGMAAIADASHSTDLEKFVKDMEKALPPYARPVFLRFLPEVNKTGTFKFQKTDLRREGFDPSAVSDRLYFMDSSRGRYVQLNEELYHSILSGKHKL, from the exons atgaaaatacaagg GATGATGCGTCTAGCGTGCTGCACGtgcctgctgtttgtgttgagGCTGCTGGTGGGTTTGCCTTGGCACCAGGTGCTCCCAGCCATCATCATCTTTTACCTGGGAAGTGGGGGATGGCACTTCCTGCGAATTTTTGCCAAAACAGTTGGCCGAGACTTACA TGCGGCAAGTGTATTATTGCAGGTGAAGTGGAACGTTAGACGCCACCTCAGCGAAAAAAACACTATTCCCAAGATTTTTGCTGAAACAGTGCGCCGCCATGGGGACAAAACAGCACTGATATTCGAGGGAACTGGGGAGAGATGGACCTTCCGACAGTTAGATGAGTACTCCAACAGAGTGGCTAACTTTCTGCTGGAACGGGGTTTCAAG gaggGCGATGTGGTGGCCCTTTTCATGGAGAACAGGTCAGAATACGTGGGCCTTTGGCTGGGCATGGCCAAGATTGGTGTAGAGGCTGCTCTCATTAACTTCAACTTGAGACTAGAGGCCTTGGTTCACTGTGTCAACATTTCCAATGCCAAGGCTGTGGTGTTTGGCTCAGAGCTGACTGATG CTGTATCCGAGGTCCACAGTTCAATGGTGAAAGCTGTGCAGATGTTCTGCTCTGGAGACTGGGACCCCAAACGAGTCCCACAGGGAACAGAACGCCTAGAGCCCCTGCTGGATAGTGCCCCATCTCACCTACCAATACATCCACAACGCTGCTTCACAG ATCGCCTGTTCTACATCTACACATCAGGAACCACTGGAATGCCTAAAGCTGCTATTGTTGTGCACAGCAG GTACTACCGTATGGCAGCTTTGGTATATTATGGTTTTAGGATGACATCAGATGATGTGTTGTATGATTGCCTTCCACTCTACCACTCAGCAG GAAACATTGTGGGAGTGGGCCAGAGTATAATACATGGTATGACTGTAGTCATCCGAAAGAAGTTCTCTGCCTCACGTTTCTGGGAAgactgtgtcaaatatgaatgcacc ATTGTGCAGTACATTGGTGAGATTTGTCGGTACTTGCTGAACCAGCCAGTTCGTGACACAGAGCAGCAACATAAGGTGCGCATGGCACTGGGCAACGGCCTGCGTCAGTCCATATGGGAGGAGTTTATGAACCGCTTCAACATCCCACAGATTGCAGAGTTCTACGGTGCTACAGAATGCAACTGCAGCCTTGGCAACTTTGATAACAAG GTTGGAGCATGTGGCTTCAATAGTCAGATTCTACCCTTCATCTACCCCATCAGACTGGTGAGAGTTGATGAAGAGACAATGGACCTCATTAGAGGACCTGATGGCGTCTGCATTCCCTGTAAACCTG gGGAGCCTGGCCAGCTAGTAGGCAGGATCATTCAGAATGACCCTCTACGAAGGTTTGATGGCTATGTCAACCAATCAGCAACCAACAAAAAGATTGCTCATAGTGTTTTCAAGAAGGGAGACAGCGCTTATCTCTCTG GTGATGTGTTGATTATGGATGAATATGGTCATATGTACTTCAAGGACCGAACAGGAGACACTTTCCGCTGGAAAGGAGAGAACGTTTCAACAACAGAGGTGGAGGGAACTCTCAGCAGGCTGCTACACATGAAAGATGTTGTTGTGTATGGAGTGGAAGTACCAG GAGCCGAAGGAAAAGCTGGAATGGCAGCCATTGCTGATGCGTCTCACTCTACTGACTTGGAGAAATTTGTGAAGGACATGGAGAAGGCTCTCCCTCCATATGCCAGACCCGTTTTCCTCCGCTTTCTTCCGGAGGTCAACAAGACAG GAACATTTAAATTTCAGAAGACAGACTTGCGCCGGGAGGGCTTCGACCCCAGCGCGGTGTCAGACAGACTGTACTTCATGGATTCCAGTAGAGGGCGCTATGTACAGCTGAATGAGGAGCTGTACCACTCCATATTGTCAGGGAAACACAAATTGTGA
- the ptgdsa gene encoding prostaglandin D2 synthase a codes for MRTTAVTVVMVMLCGVMVRADVKPQKDFNLQRFAGKWFRVGLAYDSPRIVPYRDMLRASMGIITPLPNGDVNLTMWDATTLSCQTKLYQYEKTNVSGQFTYFSTTHNMIKDITVVETNYTDYALVLKHKEFNREYTQVALYGRTQKVRNYVIQKFKEFAVSQGLSRESILTPPPAENCPPAESEH; via the exons ATGAGGACCACTGCAGTtactgttgtcatggtgatgcTGTGCGGGGTCATGGTGCGCGCAGACGTGAAGCCGCAGAAAGATTTCAACCTGCAGAGG TTTGCAGGGAAATGGTTCCGTGTGGGCTTGGCCTATGACTCTCCACGTATTGTGCCCTACAGAGACATGCTGAGGGCCTCAATGGGCATCATCACACCACTGCCAAATGGCGACGTTAACCTCACAATGTGGGACGCCAc AACTCTGAGTTGTCAGACTAAGCTCTACCAGTATGAGAAGACCAACGTATCGGGGCAGTTCACCTACTTCAGCACAA CCCACAACATGATAAAGGACATCACGGTAGTGGAGACAAACTACACTGACTACGCTTTGGTTCTCAAACACAAGGAGTTTAACAGAGAATACACACAGGTGGCACTCTACG GTCGTACTCAAAAAGTCAGGAATTATGTGATTCAAAAGTTTAAGGAATTTGCTGTGTCCCAGGGTCTTTCCAGAGAATCTATTCTGACTCCCCCACCAGCAG AAAATTGCCCACCAGCAGAATCTGAACATTAG
- the slc27a4 gene encoding long-chain fatty acid transport protein 4 isoform X2 yields MMRLACCTCLLFVLRLLVGLPWHQVLPAIIIFYLGSGGWHFLRIFAKTVGRDLHAASVLLQVKWNVRRHLSEKNTIPKIFAETVRRHGDKTALIFEGTGERWTFRQLDEYSNRVANFLLERGFKEGDVVALFMENRSEYVGLWLGMAKIGVEAALINFNLRLEALVHCVNISNAKAVVFGSELTDAVSEVHSSMVKAVQMFCSGDWDPKRVPQGTERLEPLLDSAPSHLPIHPQRCFTDRLFYIYTSGTTGMPKAAIVVHSRYYRMAALVYYGFRMTSDDVLYDCLPLYHSAGNIVGVGQSIIHGMTVVIRKKFSASRFWEDCVKYECTIVQYIGEICRYLLNQPVRDTEQQHKVRMALGNGLRQSIWEEFMNRFNIPQIAEFYGATECNCSLGNFDNKVGACGFNSQILPFIYPIRLVRVDEETMDLIRGPDGVCIPCKPGEPGQLVGRIIQNDPLRRFDGYVNQSATNKKIAHSVFKKGDSAYLSGDVLIMDEYGHMYFKDRTGDTFRWKGENVSTTEVEGTLSRLLHMKDVVVYGVEVPGAEGKAGMAAIADASHSTDLEKFVKDMEKALPPYARPVFLRFLPEVNKTGTFKFQKTDLRREGFDPSAVSDRLYFMDSSRGRYVQLNEELYHSILSGKHKL; encoded by the exons ATGATGCGTCTAGCGTGCTGCACGtgcctgctgtttgtgttgagGCTGCTGGTGGGTTTGCCTTGGCACCAGGTGCTCCCAGCCATCATCATCTTTTACCTGGGAAGTGGGGGATGGCACTTCCTGCGAATTTTTGCCAAAACAGTTGGCCGAGACTTACA TGCGGCAAGTGTATTATTGCAGGTGAAGTGGAACGTTAGACGCCACCTCAGCGAAAAAAACACTATTCCCAAGATTTTTGCTGAAACAGTGCGCCGCCATGGGGACAAAACAGCACTGATATTCGAGGGAACTGGGGAGAGATGGACCTTCCGACAGTTAGATGAGTACTCCAACAGAGTGGCTAACTTTCTGCTGGAACGGGGTTTCAAG gaggGCGATGTGGTGGCCCTTTTCATGGAGAACAGGTCAGAATACGTGGGCCTTTGGCTGGGCATGGCCAAGATTGGTGTAGAGGCTGCTCTCATTAACTTCAACTTGAGACTAGAGGCCTTGGTTCACTGTGTCAACATTTCCAATGCCAAGGCTGTGGTGTTTGGCTCAGAGCTGACTGATG CTGTATCCGAGGTCCACAGTTCAATGGTGAAAGCTGTGCAGATGTTCTGCTCTGGAGACTGGGACCCCAAACGAGTCCCACAGGGAACAGAACGCCTAGAGCCCCTGCTGGATAGTGCCCCATCTCACCTACCAATACATCCACAACGCTGCTTCACAG ATCGCCTGTTCTACATCTACACATCAGGAACCACTGGAATGCCTAAAGCTGCTATTGTTGTGCACAGCAG GTACTACCGTATGGCAGCTTTGGTATATTATGGTTTTAGGATGACATCAGATGATGTGTTGTATGATTGCCTTCCACTCTACCACTCAGCAG GAAACATTGTGGGAGTGGGCCAGAGTATAATACATGGTATGACTGTAGTCATCCGAAAGAAGTTCTCTGCCTCACGTTTCTGGGAAgactgtgtcaaatatgaatgcacc ATTGTGCAGTACATTGGTGAGATTTGTCGGTACTTGCTGAACCAGCCAGTTCGTGACACAGAGCAGCAACATAAGGTGCGCATGGCACTGGGCAACGGCCTGCGTCAGTCCATATGGGAGGAGTTTATGAACCGCTTCAACATCCCACAGATTGCAGAGTTCTACGGTGCTACAGAATGCAACTGCAGCCTTGGCAACTTTGATAACAAG GTTGGAGCATGTGGCTTCAATAGTCAGATTCTACCCTTCATCTACCCCATCAGACTGGTGAGAGTTGATGAAGAGACAATGGACCTCATTAGAGGACCTGATGGCGTCTGCATTCCCTGTAAACCTG gGGAGCCTGGCCAGCTAGTAGGCAGGATCATTCAGAATGACCCTCTACGAAGGTTTGATGGCTATGTCAACCAATCAGCAACCAACAAAAAGATTGCTCATAGTGTTTTCAAGAAGGGAGACAGCGCTTATCTCTCTG GTGATGTGTTGATTATGGATGAATATGGTCATATGTACTTCAAGGACCGAACAGGAGACACTTTCCGCTGGAAAGGAGAGAACGTTTCAACAACAGAGGTGGAGGGAACTCTCAGCAGGCTGCTACACATGAAAGATGTTGTTGTGTATGGAGTGGAAGTACCAG GAGCCGAAGGAAAAGCTGGAATGGCAGCCATTGCTGATGCGTCTCACTCTACTGACTTGGAGAAATTTGTGAAGGACATGGAGAAGGCTCTCCCTCCATATGCCAGACCCGTTTTCCTCCGCTTTCTTCCGGAGGTCAACAAGACAG GAACATTTAAATTTCAGAAGACAGACTTGCGCCGGGAGGGCTTCGACCCCAGCGCGGTGTCAGACAGACTGTACTTCATGGATTCCAGTAGAGGGCGCTATGTACAGCTGAATGAGGAGCTGTACCACTCCATATTGTCAGGGAAACACAAATTGTGA